In the Aster yellows witches'-broom phytoplasma AYWB genome, AGCTTTATTACATCCTATTGGAGGGTTAGAAAATGCTTCTCAAACTTCTAAAGGGGCCTTTTTAGATGCTGTCTTTTATATTTTTGCTCCTTTAGCAAGTGGTGGTATGTCATCTGGAGTTACTCCTTTAAAAAATGCTTATGCTGGGCAGAATTTAGATTTGCAAGAACCTTTTATGTCTCATATGACTCCTGCTTTATTAGTAGGAGGAATCTTTAGTATTTTTGCTTCTGGGCTTATTAAGAAATTTGTGAAAACTACTAAATATAGTGGTTATGGTAAACTTGAAGTTAAAGACGTTCCAAAAAATCCAAATAAAAACACTTATAAACTAGTTCCTGAAAAATTAAGTTATCATCAAATAACTACAGGTTTAATTGCTATTTTTACCTTATATTTATTTAGTGTTTTAATAAAAGAATCCTTAATTTTATTATTACCAAACATTAAAAAATACCTACCAGAATATATTGTCTTTTTAGTTTTTGTAGTTGTTTTAATGAAATTATTTAATGTAGTATCTGATTATTATAATAGTTGTATTAATCAGGCTTCTAAATTTGTTACTACTAATTTTACATCTGCTTTTTTAGTAATTCTAGGTTCTAGCATTCCAATGGAAGCGATGTTAAAACAATTAAATTTTAAATTTGTCTTCACATGTATAATGTGTGTTTTATTAGTTGCTTTAGTAGCAGGATATTTAGGTAAAAAGTTAGGTTATTATCCAGTAGAATCATCAATTACTGCAGGGCTTTGTACTAATAGTATTGGTGGAGCTGGTAATGTTGCTATTTTATCAGCTTCTGATTTAATGGGGTTAATGCCTTTTGCTCAAATAGCTACTCGTATTGGTGGAGCTTTAGTAGTGGTAGTTGCTAGTATCTCTTATCCTTTGTTATATTAACTATATTTTATATACATAAATATGAAAAATATTTATCATAAGTATTTATGATTATTTAAAAATATTATTTTAGTATTTTATTATTAGGTGATTTGATTGAAATTATTTTTACCAACGTAAAAATAACTAACATATTTATATCAAAATTCTAAAACGTTTTTAACTATTACGGTTCCCTTCGATTTGTTTATGATAATATTGGGGGGTGCCGTGATATTTTTAAAGCAAAACAAACTATAAAATATATCTTTGTTAATTTATTCGTATTATAAACATTTAAAAATTAAGTTAAATATGTCTTCTTTATACAAACCATTTATTTATAAATTTAGAGTTTTTATAATGTATATTTTAATTGTAATAATTACTCAAAATAATAACAATTATATTATGTATATAAAAACACTTACTAAAAACATTTATCAATAATGTTATAATAAAAGTATATAAGAGCGTTTTTTGAAAATCTTATTTTTTCCTTAACCATTTATTTTTTCATTTTTTTTTTTTTTGATATTCAAAGAAATGATTTGCCTTTTTTCAACCATATTTAATCAAACAAAAATATGATTTTTTTACAAAATTACTACAGGAGTAACTTATGTTTCCTTTGTTGGCTAATTTAATTACTGTTTTTAGGATTGTTTTAGTATTTGTGCTTTTGCCTTTGATGTGTGTAAGTGAGCCTGAATTTGCTAATGTTTTGGCTTTTCAAA is a window encoding:
- a CDS encoding 2-hydroxycarboxylate transporter family protein, producing the protein MSIENEQSSPDNKENNNNNKDSKNVNSVFVPKKTILGFSVPLFFLMILVVFVQVFVLGFVSFKTTNKFEPVFHPLITPLLIAMLLAAVLQKIGAKTPLLKDIGGGSILCILVPSILFTYPFFKDGSIFLQMQNFMRIIMKHLNAESITVKIQETKYTYKAVGFSNFFVSALIIGSFLSMDKKLLKSSFKKFIPLILVSLITGALFVGTLGALLHPIGGLENASQTSKGAFLDAVFYIFAPLASGGMSSGVTPLKNAYAGQNLDLQEPFMSHMTPALLVGGIFSIFASGLIKKFVKTTKYSGYGKLEVKDVPKNPNKNTYKLVPEKLSYHQITTGLIAIFTLYLFSVLIKESLILLLPNIKKYLPEYIVFLVFVVVLMKLFNVVSDYYNSCINQASKFVTTNFTSAFLVILGSSIPMEAMLKQLNFKFVFTCIMCVLLVALVAGYLGKKLGYYPVESSITAGLCTNSIGGAGNVAILSASDLMGLMPFAQIATRIGGALVVVVASISYPLLY